A single region of the Kocuria rosea genome encodes:
- a CDS encoding SDR family oxidoreductase, giving the protein MTDQQSSTTHTGRVAVVTGASTGIGEATARELRRSGWTVYAVARRAERLEALARETGAVPAPCDITSDADVEALRDQVLEEQGRVDALLNISGGARGTDRVAEASTEDWEWMYQVNVLGTMRLTRAFLPALRANGEGTVLNLTSLAAHRAYEGGGGYNAAKFAERAMTEALRLEEAEHNVRVVEIAPGLVHTPEFSLNRLGGDQEAAEKVYAGVDKPLTSEDVAQVCAFAVNLPHHVDLDTVTIKPVAQAAPHKLIRGR; this is encoded by the coding sequence ATGACCGATCAGCAGAGCTCCACCACGCACACCGGCAGGGTCGCCGTCGTCACCGGCGCGTCGACCGGCATCGGGGAGGCCACCGCGCGCGAGCTGCGCCGGTCCGGCTGGACCGTCTACGCGGTGGCCCGCCGCGCCGAACGGCTCGAGGCCCTGGCCCGCGAGACGGGGGCCGTGCCCGCGCCGTGCGACATCACCTCGGACGCCGACGTCGAGGCCCTCCGGGACCAGGTGCTGGAGGAGCAGGGCCGCGTGGACGCGCTGCTCAACATCTCCGGCGGCGCCCGCGGCACGGACCGCGTGGCCGAGGCCAGCACCGAGGACTGGGAGTGGATGTACCAGGTCAACGTGCTCGGCACGATGCGCCTGACCCGCGCCTTCCTCCCGGCGCTGCGCGCCAACGGCGAGGGCACCGTCCTGAACCTCACGTCCCTCGCCGCGCACCGGGCCTACGAGGGCGGCGGCGGCTACAACGCCGCGAAGTTCGCCGAGCGGGCCATGACGGAGGCGCTGCGGCTCGAGGAGGCCGAGCACAACGTGCGTGTCGTCGAGATCGCCCCGGGCCTCGTGCACACCCCGGAGTTCTCCCTCAACCGTCTCGGCGGGGACCAGGAGGCCGCGGAGAAGGTCTACGCGGGCGTGGACAAGCCCCTCACCTCCGAGGACGTCGCCCAGGTGTGCGCCTTCGCGGTGAACCTGCCCCACCACGTGGACCTCGACACCGTGACCATCAAGCCGGTCGCCCAGGCGGCCCCGCACAAGCTGATCCGCGGCCGGTAG
- the ileS gene encoding isoleucine--tRNA ligase, whose protein sequence is MDPVSDQPVYPKATTDPAARGVPAAPAFPAVEERVLAYWAQDRTFQASVDQRDPGRDGSNEFVFYDGPPFANGLPHYGHLLTGYVKDLVARYQTQRGRRVERRFGWDTHGLPAELEAMKQLGMADKQEIERMGVAAFNDACRSSVMKYASEWQDYVTRQARWVDFDNDYKTLNPDYMESVIAAFKALDDKGLVYSGYRVLPYCWKDETPLSNHELRMDDDVYQDRQDQTVTVTFPVLDDASWAVRPELAAELAGVEALAWTTTPWTLPTNQAIAVGPEIVYAVVPGAGELEGRRFLVAEELLGAYAKDLGWGEAEDPAAAAAAAVTARHRGADLEGLRYQRLWDYFADAERFGTGTSWQFVVADYVTTTDGTGLVHQAPAYGEDDQNVCARYDIPVVLSLDESGVFYRLFEDERLAPGAPLAGIAGRNVFDKDVARTVVRDLRAQGRLVREASYEHPYPHCWRCRNPLIYRAVSSWFVEVTRIKERMVELNQQITWIPEKVKDGQFGKWLENARDWSISRNRYWGTPIPVWESDDPEHPRRDVYGSLAELEADFGRLPVNDRGEVDLHRPWIDELTRPNPDDPTGAATMRRVPEVLDVWFDSGSMPYAQVHYPMENREWFETHNPGDFIVEYIGQTRGWFYTLHILATALFDRPAFRNVISHGIVLGSDGQKMSKSLRNYPDVNEVLDRDGADAMRWFLMSSPILRGGNLVVTEQSIRDGVRQMMLPLWNVYHFFGLYTNAANGGAGYEARTRHDSEHVMDRFVLAATGRLVTDVQDAFDRYDVSGAAERLRSYMDTLTNWYVRRSRDRFFNEDTVAFDVLYTCLETVCRVAAPLLPLVAEEIWRGLTAGRSVHLTDWPDASLFPAEADLVARMETTRTICSNGSALRKAHQLRVRQPLAGMTVVVPGGDELAGTFERIVADELNLKSVTLLDAGQASAEQFGISQQLKVNARAAGPRLGKGVQAVIKAAKSGDWSTAEDGTVTAGGTALQEGEYELETVVAQDAAAGSRAVAVLPGGGFLVLDTELTPELEAEGTARDMVRAIQQARKDAALQVSDRIRTVVTADERTVAALEANRGLVAGETLSAELELRVGEPAVAVSVLGAPTGASAGTSAGTGAVRA, encoded by the coding sequence ATGGACCCCGTGTCAGACCAGCCCGTCTACCCCAAGGCGACCACCGACCCCGCGGCCCGGGGCGTGCCCGCGGCGCCCGCGTTCCCCGCCGTGGAGGAGCGCGTCCTCGCCTACTGGGCGCAGGACCGCACGTTCCAGGCCAGCGTGGACCAGCGCGACCCCGGCCGGGACGGCTCCAACGAGTTCGTCTTCTACGACGGCCCGCCCTTCGCCAACGGACTGCCGCACTACGGGCACCTCCTCACGGGCTACGTCAAGGACCTCGTGGCCCGGTACCAGACCCAGCGGGGACGCCGGGTGGAGCGCCGCTTCGGCTGGGACACCCACGGCCTGCCCGCCGAGCTCGAGGCGATGAAGCAGCTCGGGATGGCGGACAAGCAGGAGATCGAGCGGATGGGCGTCGCGGCGTTCAACGACGCCTGCCGGTCCTCCGTGATGAAGTACGCCTCCGAGTGGCAGGACTACGTCACCCGCCAGGCCCGGTGGGTCGACTTCGACAACGACTACAAGACCCTCAACCCGGACTACATGGAGTCCGTGATCGCCGCGTTCAAGGCGCTCGACGACAAGGGCCTCGTCTACTCCGGCTACCGCGTCCTCCCTTACTGCTGGAAGGACGAGACCCCGCTGTCCAACCACGAGCTGCGGATGGACGACGACGTCTACCAGGACCGCCAGGACCAGACGGTGACCGTCACCTTCCCCGTGCTCGACGACGCCTCCTGGGCGGTCCGGCCCGAACTGGCCGCCGAGCTCGCCGGGGTGGAGGCCCTCGCCTGGACCACCACGCCCTGGACGCTGCCGACCAACCAGGCGATCGCCGTGGGCCCCGAGATCGTCTACGCCGTGGTCCCCGGCGCCGGGGAGCTCGAGGGCCGGCGCTTCCTGGTCGCCGAGGAGCTGCTGGGCGCCTACGCGAAGGACCTCGGCTGGGGCGAGGCCGAGGACCCGGCGGCGGCCGCGGCCGCGGCCGTGACCGCCCGGCACCGCGGGGCCGACCTCGAGGGGCTGCGCTACCAGCGGCTGTGGGACTACTTCGCGGACGCCGAGCGCTTCGGCACGGGCACGTCCTGGCAGTTCGTCGTGGCCGACTACGTCACCACCACCGACGGCACCGGGCTCGTGCACCAGGCGCCCGCCTACGGCGAGGACGACCAGAACGTCTGCGCCCGCTACGACATCCCCGTGGTGCTCTCCCTCGACGAGTCCGGGGTGTTCTACCGGCTCTTCGAGGACGAGCGGCTCGCCCCCGGCGCGCCCCTGGCCGGGATCGCCGGGCGCAACGTCTTCGACAAGGACGTGGCCCGCACGGTGGTCCGGGACCTCAGGGCCCAGGGCCGGCTGGTCCGGGAGGCCAGCTACGAGCACCCGTACCCGCACTGCTGGCGCTGCCGGAACCCGCTCATCTACCGCGCGGTGTCCTCCTGGTTCGTGGAGGTCACCCGGATCAAGGAGCGGATGGTCGAGCTCAACCAGCAGATCACCTGGATCCCGGAGAAAGTCAAGGACGGCCAGTTCGGCAAGTGGCTGGAGAACGCCCGCGACTGGTCGATCTCCCGCAACCGGTACTGGGGCACGCCCATCCCGGTGTGGGAGTCCGACGACCCCGAGCACCCGCGCCGCGACGTCTACGGCTCCCTCGCCGAGCTGGAGGCCGACTTCGGCCGGCTGCCCGTCAACGACCGGGGCGAGGTCGACCTGCACCGGCCCTGGATCGACGAGCTGACCCGCCCGAACCCCGACGACCCGACGGGCGCCGCCACGATGCGCCGCGTGCCCGAGGTGCTGGACGTGTGGTTCGACTCCGGGTCGATGCCGTACGCCCAGGTGCACTACCCCATGGAGAACCGGGAGTGGTTCGAGACCCACAACCCCGGCGACTTCATCGTGGAGTACATCGGCCAGACCCGCGGCTGGTTCTACACGCTGCACATCCTGGCGACCGCGCTGTTCGACCGGCCCGCGTTCCGCAACGTCATCAGCCACGGCATCGTGCTGGGCTCGGACGGGCAGAAGATGTCGAAGTCCCTGCGCAACTACCCGGACGTCAACGAGGTCCTGGACCGGGACGGCGCGGACGCGATGCGCTGGTTCCTGATGTCCAGCCCCATCCTGCGCGGCGGGAACCTGGTGGTCACGGAGCAGAGCATCCGCGACGGCGTGCGCCAGATGATGCTGCCGCTGTGGAACGTCTACCACTTCTTCGGCCTCTACACGAACGCCGCGAACGGCGGCGCCGGCTACGAGGCCCGGACCCGCCACGACTCGGAGCACGTGATGGACCGCTTCGTGCTGGCCGCCACCGGCCGGCTCGTGACGGACGTCCAGGACGCCTTCGACCGCTACGACGTCTCCGGGGCCGCGGAGCGCCTGCGCTCCTACATGGACACCCTGACCAACTGGTACGTGCGCCGCTCCCGGGACCGGTTCTTCAACGAGGACACCGTCGCCTTCGACGTGCTGTACACCTGCCTGGAGACCGTCTGCCGGGTGGCCGCCCCGCTGCTGCCCCTGGTCGCGGAGGAGATCTGGCGCGGGCTGACCGCCGGGCGCTCCGTGCACCTGACCGACTGGCCGGACGCCTCGCTGTTCCCCGCCGAGGCCGACCTGGTGGCGCGCATGGAGACGACCCGCACGATCTGCTCCAACGGCTCCGCCCTGCGCAAGGCCCACCAGCTGCGCGTGCGCCAGCCGCTGGCCGGGATGACCGTGGTGGTGCCCGGGGGAGACGAGCTCGCGGGCACCTTCGAGCGCATCGTCGCGGACGAGCTGAACCTCAAGTCGGTGACCCTGCTCGACGCCGGCCAGGCCTCCGCGGAGCAGTTCGGCATCTCCCAGCAGCTCAAGGTCAACGCCCGCGCCGCGGGACCCCGCCTGGGCAAGGGCGTGCAGGCCGTGATCAAGGCCGCGAAGTCCGGGGACTGGAGCACGGCCGAGGACGGCACCGTCACCGCCGGCGGAACGGCGCTGCAGGAGGGCGAGTACGAGCTCGAGACCGTCGTGGCGCAGGACGCCGCGGCCGGGTCCCGCGCCGTGGCGGTCCTGCCCGGCGGCGGCTTCCTCGTCCTCGACACCGAGCTCACCCCCGAGCTCGAGGCCGAGGGCACCGCCCGGGACATGGTCCGGGCGATCCAGCAGGCCCGCAAGGACGCCGCCCTCCAGGTCTCCGACCGGATCCGCACCGTCGTCACCGCCGACGAGCGGACGGTCGCCGCCCTCGAGGCCAACCGCGGGCTCGTGGCCGGCGAGACGCTCTCCGCCGAGCTCGAGCTGCGCGTGGGCGAACCGGCCGTGGCCGTGTCCGTCTTGGGCGCCCCGACCGGGGCCTCCGCCGGCACCTCCGCCGGCACCGGGGCGGTGCGGGCGTGA
- a CDS encoding bifunctional folylpolyglutamate synthase/dihydrofolate synthase: MSAPFAGTGGAGTVEEVYARLLERAPENRMAPRLDAMRRTMEVLGEPQRAAPVIHLTGTNGKTSTARMVEALLLAHDLRVGRYTSPHLSRVTERISVDGAPVDDETFVRVFGEIAPYLGFVDAELAERGEPRLSYFETVTALAFAVFADAPVDVVVLEVGIGGSWDATNVADAAVSVVTPIDLDHTDLLGDTLGEIAAEKAGILKPGGFLVSAAQDPEAAEVLLARARELGVPFRFGGVEFGVEARATAVGGQVLTLQGLAGRYPEVLLPLFGAHQAENAALALAAVEAFLGGGEKELNPELVRTGLGAVESPGRLELARKAPPVVLDAAHNPHGLTAAAAALKEAFTFGKLNLVVGMLREKDAEAMLRVLLDEYEEFHTEFWFTRSSSPRAVDPQELVELAVDLGFPEDVVHAVPQLDDAMTEAVQDAAARPEFDGAVLVTGSITVVGEARTLLGL; encoded by the coding sequence GTGAGCGCCCCCTTCGCCGGGACCGGTGGGGCGGGGACCGTCGAGGAGGTCTACGCCCGGCTGCTCGAGCGCGCCCCCGAGAACCGGATGGCCCCGCGCCTGGACGCGATGCGCCGGACCATGGAGGTCCTGGGGGAGCCGCAGCGCGCCGCCCCGGTGATCCACCTGACCGGCACGAACGGCAAGACCTCGACCGCCCGGATGGTGGAGGCCCTGCTGCTCGCCCACGACCTGCGGGTGGGCCGCTACACCAGCCCCCACCTCTCCCGGGTCACCGAGCGGATCAGCGTGGACGGCGCGCCCGTCGACGACGAGACCTTCGTGCGCGTCTTCGGCGAGATCGCCCCGTACCTGGGCTTCGTGGACGCCGAGCTGGCCGAGCGGGGGGAGCCCCGGCTCAGCTACTTCGAGACCGTCACGGCGCTCGCGTTCGCGGTCTTCGCGGACGCGCCGGTCGACGTCGTCGTCCTCGAGGTGGGCATCGGCGGCTCCTGGGACGCCACGAACGTGGCGGACGCCGCGGTGTCCGTGGTGACCCCGATCGACCTCGACCACACGGACCTGCTCGGCGACACGCTCGGGGAGATCGCCGCCGAGAAGGCCGGGATCCTCAAGCCGGGCGGGTTCCTCGTCTCCGCCGCGCAGGACCCGGAGGCCGCCGAGGTGCTCCTAGCCCGGGCCCGGGAGCTCGGCGTCCCGTTCCGCTTCGGCGGCGTGGAGTTCGGCGTGGAGGCCCGCGCCACGGCCGTGGGCGGTCAGGTGCTCACGCTCCAGGGCCTGGCCGGGCGGTACCCCGAGGTCCTGCTGCCGCTGTTCGGCGCCCACCAGGCGGAGAACGCGGCCCTGGCCCTCGCCGCTGTGGAGGCCTTCCTGGGCGGCGGGGAGAAGGAGCTCAACCCCGAGCTGGTCCGCACCGGGCTGGGCGCCGTCGAGTCTCCGGGACGCCTGGAGCTGGCCCGCAAGGCGCCCCCGGTGGTCCTCGACGCCGCGCACAACCCGCACGGGCTCACGGCCGCGGCGGCCGCCCTCAAGGAGGCCTTCACGTTCGGGAAGCTCAACCTCGTGGTGGGGATGCTCCGGGAGAAGGATGCCGAGGCGATGCTGCGGGTCCTGCTCGACGAGTACGAGGAGTTCCACACCGAGTTCTGGTTCACCCGGTCCTCCTCGCCCCGGGCGGTCGACCCGCAGGAGCTCGTGGAGCTCGCCGTGGACCTCGGCTTCCCGGAGGACGTGGTCCACGCCGTCCCGCAGCTCGACGACGCGATGACCGAGGCCGTCCAGGACGCCGCCGCCCGCCCGGAGTTCGACGGCGCCGTGCTGGTCACTGGCTCGATCACCGTGGTCGGCGAGGCCCGCACGCTGCTGGGGCTGTGA
- a CDS encoding DUF4233 domain-containing protein, with protein sequence MTRAQRDRRPGQPRPRRSIRTMFASSVLVMEAFIAFFAALTAYGVLGRELGDGGRTAILAGGTALALLLGLAPAVLGRPWGYTVGWVLQVVFLATGFVLPTMFFVGGLSVLAWWYAVRTGARLDRENAARDAAQAQWEREHPDG encoded by the coding sequence ATGACCAGAGCCCAGCGCGACCGGCGCCCCGGGCAGCCCCGGCCGCGGCGCTCGATCCGCACGATGTTCGCCTCCTCGGTGCTGGTCATGGAGGCGTTCATCGCGTTCTTCGCGGCCCTCACCGCCTACGGGGTCCTCGGCCGGGAGCTCGGGGACGGGGGCCGGACGGCGATCCTGGCCGGCGGGACCGCGCTCGCGCTGCTCCTGGGGCTGGCCCCCGCCGTGCTGGGCCGGCCCTGGGGGTACACGGTCGGCTGGGTCCTGCAGGTCGTGTTCCTGGCCACCGGCTTCGTGCTGCCCACGATGTTCTTCGTGGGCGGGCTGTCCGTGCTCGCCTGGTGGTACGCCGTGCGCACCGGGGCGCGGCTGGACCGGGAGAACGCCGCCCGCGACGCCGCCCAGGCGCAGTGGGAGCGGGAGCACCCGGACGGCTAG
- the ndk gene encoding nucleoside-diphosphate kinase codes for MTTERTLVLVKPDGVARGLTGEVLARIEAKGYRLVDLRLLHAERSVLEQHYAEHQGKPFYEPLVEFMLSGPVVAAVVEGHRVIEGFRSLAGTTEPTTAAPGTIRGDLGRDWGEKVQQNIVHGSDSPESAEREIGIWFA; via the coding sequence ATGACCACGGAACGCACCCTCGTCCTCGTCAAGCCCGACGGCGTGGCCCGCGGCCTCACCGGCGAGGTGCTCGCCCGGATCGAGGCGAAGGGCTACCGCCTCGTCGACCTGCGCCTGCTGCACGCGGAGCGATCCGTGCTGGAGCAGCACTACGCCGAGCACCAGGGGAAGCCGTTCTACGAGCCGCTCGTCGAGTTCATGCTGAGCGGCCCGGTCGTGGCCGCCGTCGTCGAGGGCCACCGGGTGATCGAGGGCTTCCGGTCCCTGGCCGGGACCACCGAGCCGACCACCGCCGCGCCGGGCACGATCCGCGGCGACCTCGGCCGGGACTGGGGCGAGAAGGTGCAGCAGAACATCGTGCACGGCTCCGACTCCCCGGAGTCCGCCGAGCGTGAGATCGGCATCTGGTTCGCCTGA
- a CDS encoding vitamin K epoxide reductase family protein, whose product MTSTPPRLDDSPAVSRGPDARADRRWGLVALVTGLLGFYGAATLVYERLQLFLDAGHRTSCDINSWLSCGTVMRTPQAEAFGFPNPFIGIVAYAVVVAVALAVLAGARFAAWYWWGLQIGVTLGWVFVLWLWWQTTFEINALCLYCMLVWVMQTVLLVHTTTRNLRGGVLPAPAGVARGAEQWAWFVSAALLVLLFGTVLVRFAGVIFPA is encoded by the coding sequence GTGACCTCCACTCCGCCCCGCCTCGACGACTCCCCCGCCGTGTCCCGCGGCCCGGACGCCCGCGCCGACCGGCGCTGGGGCCTCGTGGCCCTCGTGACCGGGCTCCTGGGCTTCTACGGCGCCGCCACGCTGGTGTACGAGCGGCTCCAGCTCTTCCTCGACGCCGGCCACCGCACCAGCTGCGACATCAACTCGTGGCTGTCCTGCGGCACCGTCATGCGCACGCCCCAGGCGGAGGCCTTCGGCTTCCCCAACCCCTTCATCGGCATCGTCGCCTACGCGGTGGTCGTGGCCGTGGCGCTCGCGGTGCTGGCGGGCGCCCGGTTCGCCGCCTGGTACTGGTGGGGGCTGCAGATCGGGGTGACCCTCGGCTGGGTCTTCGTGCTGTGGCTGTGGTGGCAGACCACCTTCGAGATCAACGCCCTGTGCCTGTACTGCATGCTCGTGTGGGTGATGCAGACCGTCCTGCTGGTGCACACCACGACCCGCAACCTGCGCGGCGGGGTGCTGCCGGCGCCGGCCGGCGTGGCGCGCGGCGCCGAGCAGTGGGCGTGGTTCGTCTCCGCCGCCCTGCTCGTGCTGCTCTTCGGGACGGTCCTGGTCCGCTTCGCCGGGGTCATCTTCCCGGCCTGA
- a CDS encoding Rne/Rng family ribonuclease, whose protein sequence is MDAEQVNQAGAQDALDAGQQNTSHDARRDLPEAEATVQDTAPEVPGHVPEEPSEDAPAVPDTAPEVSGHVPEEPSEDARPAPDAVPEAGPGTPGEVPGQPSETAPATGDAAGTDTLDVAPGTAVPGDERPGAVAEEAAAPANPAPGTPGAEEAAEGVEPAGETEDLGPGAQAPAVDAPAGAGQDPAPSAEDDEADTDDGGDTVDEDTDDEDTDDDGEPRTAPAAAVTATSLMFHAPDLDELREAAQQRAARRREARRRQQEENASAEDPADGPEEPDTAELADEGEEAGQGTGGSATSRRRRRRRRGEVDMELVGGSDDDPPNTVTRVRAPRAAETATVDEVVAVKGSTRLEAKKQRRRESRQTGRRRQVITEAEFLARRESVERQMLVRQKDNRIQIGVLEDGVLAEHFVSHTQQDSLIGNVYVGKVQNVLPSMEAAFIDIGRGRNAVLYAGEVNWDASRLEGGPRRIEVALKSGDSVLVQVTKDPVGHKGARLTSQISLPGRYLVYVPGGSMTGISRKLPDVERARLKKILKDRLPDGAGVIVRTAAEGASEQELTHDINRLRAQWEQIQERAGSTRTLAPEMLYAEPDLTIKTVRDVFNEDFTTMVVQGDEAWDNIEAYVTYVAPDLLDRLKKWDEDEDLFVNYRVEEQIQKALERKVFLPSGGSLVIDRTEAMTVVDVNTGKFTGSGGNLEETVTKNNLEAAEEIVRQLRLRDIGGIIVIDFIDMVLESNRDLVLRRLVECLGRDRTKHQVAEVTSLGLVQMTRKRMGTGLLEVFSEPCEHCAGRGVVVHDHPLEGRSGGATSESRDQRPNRTERKRGRGGRNEQQPARTEQRSAEADPAEKAKAEAARTAFATIAAATHHEEAAADEPERAEEAAQPAESRPEGSGRSRKKRRGKRSRGRGQGGDTAAEQQPEEGEDTAPAAPEQLPAEGAPGEQGSRLTINGEVIELPQGHAVVVEPAEARPLSLDSLAEVFGQRGPDAGSAAPEAAAEAVTGADDAAEGATAAAEAPAQESTAQESMAQESMAQERTERQAPAPAAAVAAEQADVEPVRPRRRSRRASAPTARPGEAEVTAGRAAAAEGARHEARTVAQRAPEESSRRAPTVVGVGVKAEDLTSGRPADRG, encoded by the coding sequence ATGGATGCCGAACAGGTGAACCAGGCCGGGGCGCAGGACGCCCTGGACGCTGGTCAGCAGAACACATCGCACGACGCCCGCCGGGACCTCCCGGAGGCGGAGGCAACGGTGCAGGACACCGCCCCCGAGGTCCCGGGCCACGTGCCCGAGGAGCCCTCGGAGGACGCGCCGGCCGTGCCGGACACCGCCCCCGAGGTCTCGGGCCACGTGCCCGAGGAGCCCTCGGAGGACGCGCGTCCCGCGCCGGACGCCGTCCCAGAGGCCGGGCCCGGCACGCCGGGCGAGGTTCCCGGCCAGCCGTCGGAGACCGCGCCGGCCACCGGCGACGCCGCGGGGACCGACACCCTCGACGTCGCGCCCGGGACCGCGGTCCCCGGCGACGAGCGCCCCGGTGCGGTGGCCGAGGAGGCCGCCGCGCCCGCGAACCCCGCGCCCGGCACGCCCGGCGCGGAGGAGGCCGCCGAGGGCGTCGAGCCCGCCGGCGAGACCGAGGACCTGGGTCCCGGGGCCCAGGCGCCGGCCGTCGACGCGCCGGCCGGAGCCGGGCAGGACCCCGCCCCGTCCGCCGAGGACGACGAGGCGGACACCGACGACGGCGGGGACACCGTTGACGAGGACACCGACGACGAGGACACCGACGACGACGGGGAGCCGCGCACGGCGCCGGCCGCCGCGGTGACGGCGACCTCGCTGATGTTCCACGCCCCGGACCTCGACGAGCTGCGCGAGGCCGCTCAGCAGCGCGCCGCCCGCCGCCGGGAGGCGCGGCGCCGCCAGCAGGAGGAGAACGCCTCCGCCGAGGACCCGGCCGACGGTCCCGAGGAGCCGGACACGGCGGAGCTCGCCGACGAGGGCGAGGAGGCCGGCCAGGGGACCGGCGGGAGCGCCACCAGCCGCCGCCGTCGGCGCCGCCGCCGCGGCGAGGTCGACATGGAGCTCGTGGGCGGCAGCGACGACGACCCGCCCAACACGGTGACCCGGGTCCGGGCGCCCCGCGCCGCGGAGACCGCCACGGTCGACGAGGTCGTGGCCGTGAAGGGCTCCACGCGGCTCGAGGCCAAGAAGCAGCGCCGGCGCGAGTCCCGCCAGACGGGCCGCCGCCGCCAGGTGATCACCGAGGCCGAGTTCCTGGCCCGCCGCGAGTCGGTCGAGCGGCAGATGCTGGTCCGGCAGAAGGACAACCGGATCCAGATCGGCGTCCTCGAGGACGGCGTCCTGGCCGAGCACTTCGTCTCGCACACCCAGCAGGACTCCCTGATCGGCAACGTCTACGTGGGCAAGGTGCAGAACGTGCTGCCGTCCATGGAGGCCGCGTTCATCGACATCGGCCGGGGCCGCAACGCCGTGCTCTACGCCGGCGAGGTCAACTGGGACGCGTCGCGGCTCGAGGGCGGGCCGCGCCGGATCGAGGTCGCGCTGAAGTCCGGGGACTCGGTCCTGGTGCAGGTCACCAAGGACCCGGTGGGGCACAAGGGCGCCCGGCTCACGAGCCAGATCTCCCTGCCCGGCCGGTACCTGGTCTACGTCCCGGGCGGGTCGATGACCGGGATCTCCCGGAAGCTGCCCGATGTGGAGCGCGCCCGGCTGAAGAAGATCCTCAAGGACCGTCTGCCGGACGGGGCGGGCGTCATCGTGCGCACCGCCGCCGAGGGGGCCTCCGAGCAGGAGCTCACCCACGACATCAACCGGCTGCGCGCCCAGTGGGAGCAGATCCAGGAGCGGGCCGGGTCGACCAGGACGCTCGCGCCCGAGATGCTCTACGCGGAGCCGGACCTCACGATCAAGACGGTGCGCGACGTCTTCAACGAGGACTTCACCACCATGGTCGTCCAGGGCGACGAGGCGTGGGACAACATCGAGGCGTACGTGACCTACGTCGCACCGGACCTGCTCGACCGGCTCAAGAAGTGGGACGAGGACGAGGACCTGTTCGTGAACTACCGCGTGGAGGAACAGATCCAGAAGGCACTCGAGCGCAAGGTCTTCCTGCCCTCGGGCGGCTCGCTCGTCATCGACCGCACCGAGGCGATGACGGTGGTCGACGTGAACACCGGCAAGTTCACCGGCTCCGGGGGCAACCTCGAGGAGACCGTCACCAAGAACAACCTGGAGGCGGCCGAGGAGATCGTCCGGCAGCTGCGGCTGCGGGACATCGGCGGGATCATTGTGATCGACTTCATCGACATGGTCCTCGAGTCCAACCGGGACCTCGTGCTGCGCCGGCTGGTGGAGTGCCTGGGCCGGGACCGCACCAAGCACCAGGTGGCGGAGGTGACCTCGCTGGGCCTCGTGCAGATGACCCGCAAGCGCATGGGCACCGGACTGCTGGAGGTGTTCTCCGAGCCGTGCGAGCACTGCGCCGGCCGCGGCGTGGTGGTCCACGACCACCCGCTCGAGGGCCGCTCCGGCGGCGCCACGAGCGAGTCCCGCGACCAGCGGCCGAACCGCACGGAGCGCAAGCGCGGCCGCGGGGGCCGCAACGAGCAGCAGCCCGCCCGGACGGAGCAGCGCTCCGCCGAGGCCGACCCCGCGGAGAAGGCCAAGGCCGAGGCCGCGCGGACGGCGTTCGCGACGATCGCCGCCGCCACCCACCACGAGGAGGCGGCCGCGGACGAGCCGGAGCGAGCCGAGGAGGCCGCCCAGCCTGCGGAGTCCCGGCCCGAGGGCTCGGGGCGCTCCCGGAAGAAGCGCCGCGGCAAGCGCAGCCGCGGCCGCGGCCAGGGCGGGGACACCGCCGCCGAGCAGCAGCCGGAGGAGGGGGAGGACACCGCCCCCGCCGCCCCGGAGCAGCTCCCCGCCGAGGGGGCGCCGGGCGAGCAGGGCTCGCGCCTGACCATCAACGGCGAGGTCATCGAGCTGCCGCAGGGCCACGCCGTGGTCGTCGAGCCCGCCGAGGCCCGGCCGCTGAGCCTGGACTCCCTCGCGGAGGTCTTCGGGCAGCGGGGACCGGACGCCGGCTCCGCCGCCCCGGAGGCCGCCGCCGAGGCGGTCACCGGTGCGGATGACGCCGCGGAGGGGGCCACCGCCGCGGCGGAGGCCCCGGCCCAGGAGAGCACGGCCCAGGAGAGCATGGCGCAGGAGAGCATGGCGCAGGAGCGCACGGAGCGGCAGGCGCCCGCTCCCGCCGCGGCGGTCGCCGCGGAGCAGGCGGACGTCGAGCCCGTGCGGCCCCGGCGGCGCTCCCGGCGGGCCTCGGCCCCGACGGCGCGGCCCGGCGAGGCCGAGGTGACCGCCGGCCGGGCGGCCGCCGCGGAGGGCGCCCGGCACGAGGCGAGGACCGTCGCCCAGCGCGCCCCGGAGGAGTCCTCCCGCCGGGCGCCGACCGTCGTCGGCGTCGGCGTCAAGGCCGAGGACCTCACCAGCGGCCGGCCCGCCGACCGGGGCTGA